Genomic window (Flavobacterium oreochromis):
TCTCTATATATGGTATTCGGAATTTTTAATAATTCTTTCTCTAGGTATTTAGCTCTAACTACATATATAAAAGCATCAGCATTTTTTGCAATAAGTAAGGTATCCGTTACTAAACTCACAGGAGCTGTATCAACTACTATATAATCATATTGTCCTTTTAAATAATCAAACATTTTTTCTAGTTTTTGCCCCATTAAAAGTTCTGCTGGATTAGGAGGAATAACTCCCGCAGGAAGAACATCAAAAGAATCATAATTAGGCAATTTAACAATATAATCTTCAATCAATTGATCTGCAGTTGTAAGATAATTAGTAACCCCTCTATTAGGTAATTGTAAATAATCATCTAGACGAGGATTTCGAATATCTAATCCTATTAATAATACTTTTTTCCCTGTTAAAGCTATAGTTCCTGCAAGATTTACAGTAATAAATGTCTTCCCTTCTGCTGGTAAGGTAGAAGTTAAGAAAATAGTTTTAGCATTAGATCCTCTTTTTGAGTTTAAAATAAACTCAAGATTAGTTCTCACAATACGCATAGCCTCAGCTGCACTTGAACGACTTTCTAACTGAATGATTTGCTCATGAGAATCAGAATGAGGAACATCTCCAAGGAATGGAATGCCTAATTTATCTAAATCCGCTTTACTTTGAACTTTTGTATTTAATAAATCCCTTAAATAAATAACAACAATAGGAATTATTAAACCTATTAAAATTGCGACAAAATAAACAATTAAAGGCTTTGGTGAGATAATCCCTTCTAAAGCATAAGCTTTATCAATTATCTTAGAATTTGGTGCTGTAGCAGCCAACGTAATTGCTGTTTCCTCTCGCTTTTTAAACAAATACAAATAGAGTTCTTCTTTTATTTGCTGCTGACGAAATATCCCCCTATATTCTCTTTCTAACTTAGGAATTTGATTTAATTTTGAATTTAAAGAACTACGTTCTCCTATTAAACCTGCATTTTTAAACTCCAAAGCTGATTTTTGTTTAACTAAACTTTGGGCGATCGTTCCTCTTAAAGTTAAAATACGATCATTTAATTTTTCTATATTTGGATTATCAGATGTTGCACTTTTCAATAATCTATTACGCTCTATAACTAATGTATTAAATTCATTAATAAGAACCGCAGCAGATGAATTATCAGAAGGAATCAGATTTATAGGCAAAACATCCATCTTATTTTCCTTCAATTGTGCAATCATCATATTTACTACTGACAACTGAGTTCCCACAGAAACTTGTTCCGCATTAAACGTAGACTCTGTTCTCAAATCTAACTCTACCTCTGCAGGAATATCTGTAAGGTTATTATTTCTTTTATATTTCTCTATATTCTTTTCTACGCCTTGTAATTCCTCTGTTACAATTGCTAAACGATCATTAATAAATTTTGCTGTCTTCTCTGATATCAAATTTTTATCAATTATGGCATCTTGATTATAGTTAAGTACTAAATTATCCAAAAAATCAACCGCTCTTTGTGGAACTGGATCGGTAATACTAATTTCTACTACATTTGTTTTTTTATTGAGAGGTTGAACTAATATCTTTTTTGAACTAAATTAATTTCTTTATCAAGGTCTTTTATATCTATTTGATACGTTCCTCCATTATAATGTTTAATCTTTTTTTTGTTATCCGATATAAATACTTTTTCTATAATAAAATTACCTAATTTATGACTTTTTATAATATCATTATAATGATATTCTCCTACTAATTCTTTATTTTGGTTGTATAAAGTAAATTTATTAGCTCCTCTTAATTCTATTCTAAGAGTTGTATCTAAATCTATTTTTTCTTTATTCTCAAAAAGAATCTTTATTGGACTTTTACCATAAAGATTAGTAGATTTAATCCGACCAATAGCATAATAATCTATATAAAAACCACCTGATAACAAGGCTTTTCTTATTATATTTCTAGACTTTAAAATTTCAATTTCATCATCAATCTTATTTTTAGCTCCTCCCAAACCACCAATATCCTCTAAAACAGATAGTTCAGACACTAATCCTCCTGATTCTCCGTCTTTTATTAATACTTTAGTCGAAGCTTGATATGTAGGTGTAGCATAACGTAAATAAATTTTGGATAATAACAAGCATAACAAAATCAAAATAACAAACCAATACCAATTACGTAAAAACTTATTTAATATTTGTTTTATATTTATTTCATTTATATTTTCTTCTACTGGCATAAAATTATTTTGCATCTTAATTATTATTTTTTAAACAATAGTACTAGTGATATTAGAACAGAACTCAACGAAATCCAAACAGGTATATTTTGGTTAAATGTAGAAGCATTAGCCCTTGCTCTGTTAGGCTCTACATAAATTAAATCATTCTGTTTCAAATAGTAATAAGGAGAATTCATAAAATCAGACTTTGTCAAATCTATTCTATGGTATGATTTTCGACCTTCATTCTCTCTTATTAATAAAACGTTATCTCTTTTTCCATAAATTGTTAAATCACCAGCTAAACTTAACGCTTCAGGCAACGTAATACGCTCACTAACCACATTAAAACTCCCTGGTCTTACAACCTCACCTATAACACTTACTTTAAAGTTCATTATACGAATATTAACAATAGGATTTTTAATATAGACTTTTAATTTATTTTTTAATAAACTGATTGCCTCTTCTTTCTTCAAACCTCCAAAAGTTAAAGCCCCTATAATAGGAAATTCTATTTGATTTTTTTGATCTACCAAATATAATTGTTGTTGTCTTGGACCAGACATTCCTTGATTACTTACACTTGGTGCCGTTGTACTTTCTAAATTAAAAGGGGCTGCTGCATCAGGGTCTGGAGCTGAAACTGTAATTAACAATAAATCATCTGGTTGTATTTTGGGTTCAAAAAACACTACGTTTTCAAAACTTGAATTATTAGATAGATCTGAATAATATGCTATCTTCTTCTGTTGAGAACAACCTAATACAAAAAAAGAAATTATTCCAAAAACAAATAAATAAATTTTACTTCTCATACATCAATTTTTATCTAGAATTTCATAATCAGAATTTAAACTTTTAAATTCTGGCACAATCATTTTCATATATTTTACAATATTATGATTAGAATATTTAAAAGTAGTATCAATCAACAATTGAATATTTTTTCTTATCTCTTCATAATCTTCTATTACATCTTGAGCTACTAATATTTTTTCATGATGAGTGGGTAAGGTCTTTGAATCATCTTTTAATAATTCTTCATATAATTTTTCACCTGGTCTTAATCCTATTTCTTTTATTTCTATATCTACATTAGGAACTAAGCCTACTAACCTTATCATTTTTTCTGCTAAACTATAAATCTTAACAGGCTTTCCCATATCAAATATGTAAATTTCTCCTCCGCATCCCATAGTCCCTGCTTCTAACACAAGCTGACAAGCTTCGGGAATTGTCATAAAATATCGAATTATATCTTTATGGGTAATCGTTACAGGACCTCCTTCCGAAATTTGTTTTGTAAACAATGGTACTACCGAACCATTAGATCCTAAAACATTTCCAAATCGAGTCGTAATAAATTTGGTTGTTTTAATTCCTTTTTTTAATAATTCAAAATGTAATGATTGAACATATTTTTCTGCAATTCTTTTACTTGCTCCCATCACATTACTTGGATTTACAGCCTTATCAGTTGAAACCATGACAAAACGATCTACTTGATATTGAACTGCTAAATCAGCTAAATTACCAGTACCCATAACATTTACAAAAATAGCTTGTGATGGATTTTCTTCCATCAAAGGAACATGTTTATATGCTGCTGCGTGATATATAATATTAGGTAGATATTTTTTAAACAAATTTTCTAAACGTTGTTTATCTCTTATATCTGCTACCTTAGCAATGATTTCAATAGATGAAGTATCATATTTTTCCAATTCTATTAATAAATTGTACAAAGGAGTCTCTGCTTGATCTACTAATAACAAAACACTAGGTTTAAAGCCTATTACTTGTCTAACGATCTCACTCCCAATAGAGCCAGCCGCTCCTGTTATTAAAACAGTCTTATTTGTGTGGGTAAGAGAAATAGCTTCATTGTCTAAAATTATAGGTTTTCTATCTAACAAATCTTCTATTTCGAAACTTTTTATTTTATTTGAAATTTCTTTTTGATTTTCCCAATCAGAAACAAGAGGAACTGTAAAAACTTTAACTCCAAGTTCTAAACATTCATCTACTAAGTCAATTTGTTCTTCTTTTGTTAGGCTTTTATCTGCAATAACTAAACCTGATATATCATTTTTTTCAAATAATTCTGAAAGATTTTCTTTAACACTAAATATAGGTAAACCTAATGCTCTTTTAGAATCATTAGATTGATATTTATCTATAAAACCTTTTACATGAAAACGTTTGGGGATTTCTGCTAAAAGAGCATTTGCTACTGCAATAGCGTTAGCATCTGAACCATAAACAAGTAATATTTGCTGTTTTCCGACTAATATATTTGAGAAATAAATTTCAAATATTTTCTTAACTAATACTCTATAAAAAAAAAGTAAACAAAAAACTATAAATGAATTAACTAATAATGCTGTTGTAAAGTATAGATCTATAGAAAAAAAAGTCTTACTAATAGCATCTATGACAACTAATGTAAAGAAAGATAAAGATTGAGCAAACAATATCTTAACAGCATCAATTATAGAAGAATGTCTAATAATTCCTGAATAGGTTTTGAATATCCAAAAAAAGAAAATATTAACAAAAAAGTACAGAGGAATTTTAATTCCTTCATATTGAGCCGTTATAAACTTAAGATTAATTCCTTTAAATAAATAGTAAGTTAAAGCAGTAGCGAAACTAATTACAAAAATATCTAAAAAGAGAACTGACCATCTAGGTAAGTAACCTATGTTATCCAAGTTAATTTTAGATATGATTCTATCATTAATTTTCTTGTTCAAATATTCTCTCACTTCTAAAAAAACATTATATCCCAATTTCATCTAATTTTCTACATTGCAAATTACTGAAAAAATAATTGAAGTTCCGAGAGAATTCGTTCTTTTTCAGTTTCTGTCAAATTAGATCCTGACGGAAGACACAATCCTCTTTCAAACAAATCCTCTGAAGTTCTTTCCCCATAATAAGAACATGATTTAAATACCGGTTGAAGATGCATAGGTTTCCACAAAGGTCTAGTTTCTATATTAGCTTTTTCAAAAGCTAATCGCAATTTTCTCTTTCATCATACGATTTTAAAACAATTGTAGTTAACCAATAATTTGAATAATAATCACTTGATGGCTCACTAAGGATAGTTACATCAGAAATATTTATAAAAAATGCTTTATAAAATTGATTTATTCTTCTTCTCAACTCTATATATTCTTCCAAAACAAGCATTTGTCCCCTTCCTATTCCTGCACAAATATTACTCATTCTATAATTATATCCGATATGACTATGTTGATAATGTGGGGCATTATCTCTTGCTTGGGTAGAAAGAAAAATAGCTTTATCTCTATCACTCTTCTTTTTAGTAATAATTGCTCCACCTCCTGAAGTCGTTATAATTTTATTCCCATTAAATGAAAGCACCCCAATATCTCCAAAAGTTCCGCATTTTTGATCTTTATAAGAACTCCCTAATGCTTCTGCACTATCTTCTAATATTGGTATTTCATATTTATTTGAGATAACAATTATTTCATCTATTTTAGCAGGCATACCATATAAATGTACTATTATAATAGCTTTAGGCTTTACTCCTTTAGACAACTTATCAAGAATAGCTTTTTCTAAAGCAAGAGGACACATATTCCACGTATCTCTTTCACTATCTATAAAAATTGGATTTGCTCCTAAATAAATAATTGGGTTTGCTGAAGCAGAAAAGGTCATTGATTGACATAAAACATAATCATGCGCTTGAACATCTAATAAAATGAGTCCTAAATGCAATGCTGCTGTCCCTGAATTTAAAACTGCTACATTTCTATTTTCACATAAATATTTCTCTAAACTGATTTCAAATTCCGAGCAGTTTCCGTTATTAATCTCTATGAATCCAGTCTCTTTATTTTTTACAAACAGACTTTCATTTCCAGACATATGGGGACTCGACAAAAAAATGCGTTGATTAATCATTGATTATCCATGTATCTGAATCATATCTTACATCATCTTCTTCTACCATGCTTAAGGGCAAGGTGGAAAAAGAAACTAATTTTGAATCTTTTTCTAAACTCAAAATAGCATTTGCATATCCTGGAGGAATCTTTAATATTTTAGATTCATTTGCTGATAATATTTCTGTATTTACAATTAAATCTTTAGAAGGATTTTCCCAATTATCAATTTTTACAAATCCTATTTTAAATGAACCTTGAACACAATAAAAATTTTTTTCATCTAGTTTATGTCCTTGCCAAGCTCGTAATCGATCAGATTCTGAATTTTTAATTATATAAAATCTATTTATATTAGTAAATTGAAAATCATTTACAAACTGAACACTTCCTCTATGATCTTCAAAATATCCTCCTTCCAAAATCTTAGGAAAATCCGTATTTTTCATTATCTCAAATTAAGCTTTTTAATTAACG
Coding sequences:
- a CDS encoding polysaccharide biosynthesis tyrosine autokinase; the encoded protein is MDNLVLNYNQDAIIDKNLISEKTAKFINDRLAIVTEELQGVEKNIEKYKRNNNLTDIPAEVELDLRTESTFNAEQVSVGTQLSVVNMMIAQLKENKMDVLPINLIPSDNSSAAVLINEFNTLVIERNRLLKSATSDNPNIEKLNDRILTLRGTIAQSLVKQKSALEFKNAGLIGERSSLNSKLNQIPKLEREYRGIFRQQQIKEELYLYLFKKREETAITLAATAPNSKIIDKAYALEGIISPKPLIVYFVAILIGLIIPIVVIYLRDLLNTKVQSKADLDKLGIPFLGDVPHSDSHEQIIQLESRSSAAEAMRIVRTNLEFILNSKRGSNAKTIFLTSTLPAEGKTFITVNLAGTIALTGKKVLLIGLDIRNPRLDDYLQLPNRGVTNYLTTADQLIEDYIVKLPNYDSFDVLPAGVIPPNPAELLMGQKLEKMFDYLKGQYDYIVVDTAPVSLVTDTLLIAKNADAFIYVVRAKYLEKELLKIPNTIYREGKLPNMSLVLNDTDVINGYGYGYGYGQEIREKTFWEKN
- a CDS encoding Wzz/FepE/Etk N-terminal domain-containing protein, producing MQNNFMPVEENINEINIKQILNKFLRNWYWFVILILLCLLLSKIYLRYATPTYQASTKVLIKDGESGGLVSELSVLEDIGGLGGAKNKIDDEIEILKSRNIIRKALLSGGFYIDYYAIGRIKSTNLYGKSPIKILFENKEKIDLDTTLRIELRGANKFTLYNQNKELVGEYHYNDIIKSHKLGNFIIEKVFISDNKKKIKHYNGGTYQIDIKDLDKEINLVQKRY
- a CDS encoding polysaccharide biosynthesis/export family protein; amino-acid sequence: MRSKIYLFVFGIISFFVLGCSQQKKIAYYSDLSNNSSFENVVFFEPKIQPDDLLLITVSAPDPDAAAPFNLESTTAPSVSNQGMSGPRQQQLYLVDQKNQIEFPIIGALTFGGLKKEEAISLLKNKLKVYIKNPIVNIRIMNFKVSVIGEVVRPGSFNVVSERITLPEALSLAGDLTIYGKRDNVLLIRENEGRKSYHRIDLTKSDFMNSPYYYLKQNDLIYVEPNRARANASTFNQNIPVWISLSSVLISLVLLFKK
- a CDS encoding polysaccharide biosynthesis protein: MGYNVFLEVREYLNKKINDRIISKINLDNIGYLPRWSVLFLDIFVISFATALTYYLFKGINLKFITAQYEGIKIPLYFFVNIFFFWIFKTYSGIIRHSSIIDAVKILFAQSLSFFTLVVIDAISKTFFSIDLYFTTALLVNSFIVFCLLFFYRVLVKKIFEIYFSNILVGKQQILLVYGSDANAIAVANALLAEIPKRFHVKGFIDKYQSNDSKRALGLPIFSVKENLSELFEKNDISGLVIADKSLTKEEQIDLVDECLELGVKVFTVPLVSDWENQKEISNKIKSFEIEDLLDRKPIILDNEAISLTHTNKTVLITGAAGSIGSEIVRQVIGFKPSVLLLVDQAETPLYNLLIELEKYDTSSIEIIAKVADIRDKQRLENLFKKYLPNIIYHAAAYKHVPLMEENPSQAIFVNVMGTGNLADLAVQYQVDRFVMVSTDKAVNPSNVMGASKRIAEKYVQSLHFELLKKGIKTTKFITTRFGNVLGSNGSVVPLFTKQISEGGPVTITHKDIIRYFMTIPEACQLVLEAGTMGCGGEIYIFDMGKPVKIYSLAEKMIRLVGLVPNVDIEIKEIGLRPGEKLYEELLKDDSKTLPTHHEKILVAQDVIEDYEEIRKNIQLLIDTTFKYSNHNIVKYMKMIVPEFKSLNSDYEILDKN